The following proteins are co-located in the Opitutaceae bacterium genome:
- a CDS encoding potassium-transporting ATPase subunit F: protein MQTALILLFAMATLAYLLAAVLWPEKF from the coding sequence ATGCAGACCGCGCTGATCCTTCTCTTCGCCATGGCAACGCTGGCCTACCTGCTCGCCGCCGTGCTCTGGCCCGAAAAATTCTAG
- a CDS encoding TonB-dependent receptor plug domain-containing protein has protein sequence MRHPTRILLIGLASLAAETSVPGQTSADDVVALEKFQVTGLPVEKSINPLTRAISSVFGDDRNPLETARSVSTLTTALFNERQIHGVREILLYSPGSYAGASYGKTTVPNLRGDTAETYLNGQRLSYNLYGYFPSFNGVEAVDMVRGPGSAVFGAGYFQGGYVNYVTKRPQFSHPSTVITTRVGTWAPGDTSFLNGSVQIDTTAPVSDRLAWHLSLEGMGGKTYFRKNHVRDDRIDAFAAVSWKPAEGTSVEFVAQYLWQAAPEILGVNRPSQELIDSARYYTGDSADLSPYPGPIPATGSIILPRDATLFSKGDFSNANVFRSQGVLTRMISPALTLVNRTLVEHVNRRRVHSFEYAEYVTQDTAENRTEAHASFSLAGMPQRVIAGATVRYEGRRSFTNYFNEYFYNFDITNPARVFDEKNRYPASYFHGFIGPGGREFFPASYDSPETVRSETWNPALFWQQDIQFTPKLSGTIGWREDVFFARARDPLEDASGISFRDAETVDALSEAYSLVYRAAANISVYATHNRMRSALGNVTGGGVILNVPDGQINRDDFRNLSELVEIGAKASWLENQLFTATTAFEQTRSRVSIGGRRNDIRVSGIEIEAVYQPNARLQWTANATFQNGCYLQSRPFQLGGRSIYAAYAAGRGPYGKGTAGAEFDPYANQVSPGDWPLLGFSDTLLNGSVRYRWENGFGAGATIAWQSEQPGNLDKEWMIRDQFLINLSLSFETRKWTANLDLLNVTNERNWIHNGDAYTGSQIVFAELPFRLEGYVKFRF, from the coding sequence ATGCGACACCCAACACGAATCCTTCTCATCGGCCTCGCCAGTCTCGCGGCCGAAACCAGCGTCCCGGGGCAGACCTCCGCCGATGACGTGGTTGCCCTGGAAAAGTTCCAGGTGACAGGCCTCCCGGTGGAAAAATCGATCAACCCGCTCACGCGTGCGATCTCATCCGTCTTCGGGGACGATCGAAATCCACTCGAGACGGCCCGCTCGGTGAGCACGCTGACGACCGCGCTGTTCAACGAGCGCCAGATTCACGGCGTCAGGGAGATCCTCCTGTATTCACCCGGCAGCTACGCCGGGGCGAGTTATGGAAAAACGACGGTGCCCAACCTGCGCGGTGACACCGCGGAGACCTACCTCAATGGACAGCGGTTGAGCTACAATCTCTACGGGTACTTTCCGTCGTTCAACGGCGTCGAGGCCGTCGACATGGTCCGCGGGCCGGGCTCGGCCGTTTTCGGCGCCGGCTATTTCCAGGGGGGATACGTCAACTATGTGACCAAGCGGCCGCAGTTTTCGCACCCGTCAACGGTGATCACCACCCGTGTCGGAACCTGGGCGCCGGGCGACACCAGTTTTCTGAACGGCTCCGTGCAGATCGACACGACCGCCCCCGTCAGCGACCGCCTGGCGTGGCACCTGAGTCTGGAAGGCATGGGCGGGAAAACCTACTTCAGGAAGAACCATGTGCGGGATGATCGGATTGACGCCTTCGCCGCCGTTTCCTGGAAACCCGCCGAAGGCACCAGCGTGGAGTTTGTGGCACAGTACCTCTGGCAGGCGGCGCCGGAAATCCTCGGCGTGAACAGGCCCAGCCAGGAGCTGATCGACTCCGCGCGCTACTACACCGGGGACTCGGCGGATCTGTCCCCTTATCCCGGGCCGATTCCAGCGACGGGTTCCATCATTCTTCCCCGCGATGCGACGCTCTTTTCGAAGGGGGATTTCTCAAACGCCAATGTCTTCCGCAGTCAGGGCGTGCTCACCCGGATGATTTCACCGGCCCTGACGCTTGTGAACCGCACCCTTGTCGAGCATGTGAACCGGCGCCGGGTGCACAGCTTCGAGTACGCGGAATACGTGACGCAGGACACGGCGGAGAACCGAACGGAGGCTCATGCGAGCTTTTCGCTCGCCGGCATGCCGCAGCGGGTGATAGCGGGGGCGACGGTTCGTTACGAGGGACGCCGGAGCTTCACGAACTATTTCAACGAATACTTCTACAACTTCGACATCACGAATCCCGCGCGTGTGTTTGACGAAAAGAACCGGTATCCCGCCTCCTATTTTCATGGCTTCATCGGACCGGGCGGGCGCGAGTTTTTTCCCGCCAGCTATGACAGTCCTGAAACCGTTCGCAGCGAGACGTGGAATCCCGCGTTGTTCTGGCAGCAGGACATTCAGTTCACGCCGAAACTTTCGGGCACGATCGGCTGGCGCGAGGACGTGTTTTTCGCTCGGGCGCGGGATCCCCTCGAGGATGCGTCGGGAATTTCCTTTCGCGACGCCGAAACGGTCGATGCCCTTTCCGAAGCCTACAGCCTGGTTTATCGCGCGGCGGCCAATATCTCCGTCTATGCCACCCACAACCGCATGCGCTCGGCGCTCGGGAATGTCACGGGAGGAGGCGTGATCCTGAATGTGCCGGATGGGCAGATCAACCGGGACGACTTCCGCAATCTCTCAGAACTGGTGGAGATCGGCGCCAAGGCATCGTGGCTGGAGAATCAGCTCTTCACCGCGACGACGGCGTTCGAGCAGACACGGTCGCGTGTTTCAATCGGTGGGCGCAGGAATGACATCCGCGTGAGCGGGATCGAAATTGAGGCGGTGTACCAGCCGAATGCGCGGCTGCAATGGACGGCGAACGCGACCTTTCAAAATGGCTGCTACCTGCAATCCCGCCCCTTTCAGCTCGGCGGAAGGTCGATCTACGCCGCCTATGCCGCCGGCAGGGGGCCCTATGGAAAGGGAACCGCCGGCGCTGAGTTTGATCCATACGCGAACCAGGTGTCGCCAGGCGACTGGCCGCTGCTGGGGTTTTCAGACACACTGTTGAACGGCAGCGTCCGCTATCGCTGGGAGAACGGGTTTGGGGCGGGAGCCACGATCGCCTGGCAGAGCGAGCAGCCGGGGAATCTCGACAAGGAGTGGATGATCCGCGATCAGTTTCTGATCAATCTGTCGCTGTCGTTTGAAACAAGAAAATGGACCGCCAATCTCGATCTGCTGAATGTCACAAATGAGAGAAACTGGATTCACAATGGCGATGCCTACACCGGCAGCCAGATCGTGTTTGCCGAACTGCCCTTTCGGCTCGAGGGGTACGTCAAGTTTCGCTTTTAG
- a CDS encoding DNA/RNA non-specific endonuclease: MSRLFRLGRRLLWLNIIALGVFGGWYLFQPDGRQREVAQLVHNAFIAEKHVSPFEVVWDIWQLYYGDDSTAALRLNADRRLAIGGLPDSTAFHHGKVRVLMNSAYVVGYSETLCGPVWAAYRIQDLDRLEPAPPRPDHFEIDMRTLARVSPEAYRKSHYDRGHLAPNHAIATRFGEAAQRETFLMSNIVPQSHELNAGLWKELEQRIAGNYPARYGEVWVFCGPIFPENPRRLSRRVAIPDRFFMIILDEVEGRLRSQAFVLPQDAPAGASLAAYGTSIDRIEEMTGLDFLSELDPQSVAALEAKVTRTPW, translated from the coding sequence GTGTCCAGACTGTTCCGCTTGGGACGGCGCCTGCTGTGGCTCAACATCATCGCGCTGGGTGTGTTTGGAGGCTGGTATCTGTTTCAACCGGATGGCCGGCAGCGCGAGGTGGCGCAGCTCGTGCACAATGCCTTCATCGCCGAAAAGCATGTTTCGCCCTTCGAGGTGGTCTGGGACATCTGGCAGCTCTACTACGGGGATGATTCCACCGCCGCCCTTCGATTGAACGCCGATCGGCGTCTGGCGATCGGCGGGCTGCCGGATTCAACCGCCTTTCACCACGGCAAGGTCCGCGTCCTGATGAACTCGGCCTACGTCGTCGGGTACAGCGAAACACTGTGCGGTCCGGTGTGGGCGGCCTATCGCATTCAGGATCTTGACCGGTTGGAGCCCGCGCCGCCCCGTCCGGATCACTTTGAGATCGACATGCGGACTCTGGCCAGGGTTTCCCCGGAGGCGTATCGAAAAAGCCACTACGACCGCGGCCACCTGGCGCCGAATCATGCGATCGCCACACGGTTCGGCGAAGCCGCGCAAAGGGAGACGTTCCTGATGTCCAACATCGTTCCGCAGTCGCACGAACTCAACGCCGGTCTGTGGAAGGAACTCGAGCAAAGGATCGCCGGCAACTATCCCGCGCGCTACGGCGAGGTGTGGGTGTTTTGTGGCCCCATCTTCCCCGAGAATCCGCGCCGTCTGTCGAGGCGCGTGGCGATTCCGGACCGCTTCTTCATGATCATCCTCGACGAAGTCGAGGGGCGGCTGCGCAGCCAGGCGTTTGTGCTGCCTCAGGACGCCCCCGCCGGCGCGTCGCTTGCGGCGTATGGCACTTCGATCGACAGGATCGAGGAAATGACCGGACTTGATTTCCTGAGTGAGCTTGATCCCCAGTCCGTCGCGGCCCTTGAGGCGAAAGTCACCCGCACGCCGTGGTGA
- a CDS encoding insulinase family protein → MSFMFNPFSSAENTTSLPRQARRFLVAAAAGSLLAITLPVSAGASSMAAHAIRANVAGIDVIAYPTGVKEVVTLRASLPAGDVLSPGSNPAIATLAGGMLDKGTRRHDKFAIAGLLEGVGASLAFKVDETMLTISGKCLRRDLPLVVSLLAEQLRFPAFSEVEFEKLKKQLAGNLQRMLERTDYRANEVFVQSVYPEGHPNHTPATADFIAAVNGATLQQVRDFHAAFYGPARFTLVVVGDVDPSTLQAEVAHHFEGWRGGPPLPAFARAGASRSFHQETVFMADKTNVSVILGQATQLQYTDPDALAMRVAGAVLGRGFTGRLMATVRDKEGLTYSIWAAEGNDTFADGDFRISAEFSPALLDKGIASTERELRKWHDNGITAAELQRVKQDLIGTFKVGMATTDGLADSLLISIHRGYGIDWLDRYPSMIDALTLDQVNGAIRRHVNPDRMTLIKAGTVGTAPKS, encoded by the coding sequence ATGAGTTTCATGTTCAATCCCTTCTCCTCTGCGGAAAACACCACTTCGCTGCCGCGCCAGGCGCGGCGATTCCTCGTTGCGGCCGCGGCCGGCTCACTCCTCGCGATAACCCTGCCCGTATCCGCCGGAGCTTCGTCGATGGCCGCTCATGCAATCCGTGCAAACGTCGCCGGGATCGATGTCATCGCCTACCCGACAGGCGTGAAGGAAGTCGTCACCCTCCGCGCATCGCTGCCGGCCGGTGACGTGCTCTCCCCCGGGTCAAATCCCGCCATCGCAACACTCGCCGGAGGCATGCTGGACAAGGGCACCCGGCGTCACGACAAGTTTGCCATAGCAGGCCTTCTGGAGGGAGTCGGCGCGTCGCTCGCGTTCAAGGTCGATGAAACCATGCTCACCATCAGCGGCAAATGCCTGCGCAGGGATCTGCCCTTGGTGGTGTCGCTGCTCGCGGAGCAACTGCGTTTTCCGGCGTTCTCGGAGGTGGAGTTCGAAAAGCTGAAGAAGCAGCTCGCCGGAAACCTTCAGCGCATGCTGGAGCGCACCGACTATCGCGCGAACGAGGTGTTCGTTCAGTCGGTCTATCCGGAAGGTCACCCCAACCACACGCCCGCCACCGCGGACTTCATTGCAGCCGTCAACGGGGCGACCCTGCAGCAGGTTCGCGACTTCCACGCCGCATTCTACGGTCCCGCCAGGTTCACGCTTGTTGTGGTTGGCGACGTCGATCCGTCCACGCTGCAAGCCGAGGTTGCGCATCATTTTGAAGGCTGGCGCGGGGGCCCCCCGCTGCCGGCCTTTGCCAGGGCCGGGGCATCGCGCAGCTTTCACCAAGAGACCGTCTTCATGGCCGACAAGACAAACGTGAGCGTGATTCTCGGCCAGGCGACACAACTTCAGTACACCGATCCCGACGCCCTCGCGATGCGCGTGGCGGGAGCCGTGCTTGGCCGCGGATTCACCGGCCGCCTGATGGCGACCGTGCGCGACAAGGAGGGCCTGACCTACAGCATCTGGGCTGCGGAGGGCAACGACACCTTTGCCGACGGCGATTTCCGGATCAGCGCGGAATTCAGTCCCGCACTGCTCGACAAGGGCATCGCCTCCACGGAGCGCGAGCTCCGCAAGTGGCATGACAACGGCATCACCGCCGCCGAACTCCAGCGCGTGAAGCAGGACCTGATCGGAACCTTCAAGGTCGGCATGGCGACAACCGACGGTCTCGCGGATTCCCTGCTCATCTCCATCCACCGCGGCTACGGAATCGACTGGCTGGACCGCTACCCGTCGATGATCGACGCTCTGACACTCGACCAGGTGAATGGCGCAATCCGAAGGCACGTGAACCCGGATCGGATGACCTTGATCAAGGCCGGCACCGTCGGAACCGCTCCCAAATCCTGA
- a CDS encoding insulinase family protein, translating to MKFRSWLTASLAVSALALQAAVPTSEPPAKVAGFSYVRTLGGIQEYSLDRNGLQVLLLPDHSTPVLTFMVTYRVGSRNEVTGTTGATHLLEHLMFKGTPSHNRESGTSLDQFLESVGAISNATTWLDRTNYYANLGSEHLAKIVELEADRMRNLRLREEDRRPEMTVVRNEFEIGENDPLRVLDREITAAAYVAHPYHHSTIGWRSDIENVPIEKLREFYNTFYWPDNATVTVVGDFDPSSALALIEEYYGPYPRAPKPIPVVYTVEPPQTGPRRVVTKLAGQLGIVGIAYKVPSGRDPDTAAIAVLNAILSSGKGSRFYRALTDKNLTTNVQSDAGMFHDPSLISISAWLAPGATHDQVEKVMISEIERLKKDGVTEGEVSSAVNQLLAASAFARDGSFAIASAINEFIATGDWTLFVTINDALKKVAAGDVARVANRYLLEDQSTTGWFVPTNAESTEK from the coding sequence ATGAAATTCAGATCCTGGCTGACCGCATCCCTGGCAGTATCGGCACTTGCGCTCCAAGCAGCTGTGCCCACGTCCGAACCTCCGGCGAAGGTTGCCGGCTTCAGCTACGTCCGCACCCTGGGCGGCATCCAGGAGTACTCCCTCGACAGAAACGGCCTGCAGGTGCTGCTCCTTCCAGACCACTCGACCCCCGTTCTCACCTTCATGGTGACGTATCGCGTCGGCTCCCGCAACGAGGTAACCGGCACGACCGGTGCGACCCACCTCCTGGAGCACCTCATGTTCAAGGGAACGCCCTCGCACAACCGTGAATCGGGCACGAGTCTCGACCAGTTCCTCGAAAGCGTCGGGGCCATTTCCAACGCCACCACCTGGCTGGACCGCACCAACTACTACGCCAATCTCGGCAGCGAGCATCTGGCGAAGATCGTCGAACTCGAGGCCGACCGCATGCGCAACCTGCGGTTGCGCGAGGAGGACCGCCGCCCCGAGATGACCGTCGTGCGCAATGAATTCGAGATCGGCGAAAACGATCCTCTCCGCGTGCTCGATCGGGAGATCACCGCGGCCGCGTACGTCGCGCACCCGTACCACCACTCCACCATTGGCTGGCGCAGCGACATCGAGAACGTGCCGATCGAGAAGCTGCGCGAATTCTACAACACCTTCTACTGGCCGGACAACGCTACCGTCACCGTCGTGGGCGACTTCGATCCTTCCTCTGCGCTCGCGCTCATCGAAGAATATTACGGCCCCTACCCGCGCGCACCAAAACCCATTCCCGTCGTTTACACGGTCGAACCCCCCCAGACCGGTCCGCGCCGCGTCGTCACCAAACTCGCCGGCCAGCTCGGCATCGTCGGCATCGCCTACAAGGTCCCCTCCGGGCGCGATCCCGACACCGCCGCCATCGCGGTGCTGAATGCCATACTCTCCTCCGGAAAGGGCAGCCGCTTCTACCGTGCGCTGACGGACAAGAACCTCACGACAAACGTGCAAAGCGACGCCGGCATGTTCCATGACCCCTCGCTGATCTCGATCTCCGCCTGGCTGGCACCCGGAGCCACTCACGATCAGGTGGAGAAGGTCATGATCTCAGAAATCGAGAGACTGAAAAAGGATGGCGTCACCGAGGGCGAGGTGAGCAGCGCGGTCAACCAGCTTCTCGCAGCGTCCGCCTTTGCCCGCGACGGCTCCTTCGCGATCGCCAGCGCGATCAACGAGTTCATCGCCACAGGCGACTGGACGCTGTTCGTCACGATCAACGATGCATTGAAAAAGGTGGCCGCCGGCGATGTCGCCCGCGTTGCGAACCGCTACCTGCTCGAGGACCAGAGCACGACCGGCTGGTTCGTTCCAACGAACGCCGAATCCACTGAGAAATGA
- a CDS encoding ATP-dependent RecD-like DNA helicase, which translates to MALASPPHSSTSATSITGVLERILFLNEENHYTIAEFRRDESSGAKSSGQDKVTIVGTLPGVQCGETLFLAGEWTRHSQHGTQFKIASFRSELPAGVYGIRKFLGSGLVPGIGKTYAEKIVDAFGTDTLRVLSEESAKLRSVPGIGPKRAKAIRAAWEEQKTFRELYIFLQTYGVTPSQCLKLVKQFGGGARNILMTEPYRVAREIDGIGFKTADRIAINLGFANDAPPRLDAGLLYGLESLQDEGHTAMREADLRDHCAALLETSAARLEERIENLVTTSAMVRHRAAGENPLPGSGILQLPHNDRWEQRITDVIARLRSASSALPPIKIPAALEWAGQKAGFTFADQQRIAVQTALAQKFSILTGGPGTGKTTIIRALVEILRAKRVRVTLAAPTGRAAQRLSETTGGFASTIHRLLRFDPAKGGFTVNESHPLATDFLIVDEASMLDTRLAAALLQAVPARAHLLLVGDTDQLPSVGAGVVLKDLIASDLAPVTRLQVIYRQEGRSDIVSVAHGINAGDASIPPAVRDVAGIPAWSDLSFILADSPEDALGKVVQLCRDFIPAHHDGLNPVQDVQVLAPMHKGLAGVGNLNARLQAELNPHSRGIKWGGAEYRPGDKVIQLRNNYDKVLFNGDIGTVKSVNAEEGTLTASFDGQTHDFSRGDLSDLALAYAISIHKSQGSEFPVVVIPLLKGHFMMLQRNLLYTAITRGRKKVFLVGEPAAYGMAVRNNEARQRITHLREKLARIAPPSATRH; encoded by the coding sequence ATCGCCTTGGCTTCCCCGCCACACTCCTCCACCTCCGCCACAAGCATCACCGGTGTGCTCGAACGGATCCTCTTCCTTAACGAGGAAAACCACTACACCATCGCCGAATTCCGCCGGGATGAGTCCAGTGGCGCGAAGTCATCCGGCCAGGACAAAGTCACCATCGTGGGCACGCTGCCCGGCGTGCAATGCGGCGAAACGCTTTTTCTCGCCGGCGAATGGACGCGCCACAGCCAGCACGGCACGCAGTTCAAGATCGCCTCCTTTCGTTCGGAACTGCCCGCGGGCGTCTACGGGATCCGGAAGTTTCTCGGCAGCGGCCTGGTGCCCGGCATTGGAAAAACATACGCAGAGAAGATCGTCGACGCCTTCGGCACAGACACCCTGCGCGTGCTCAGTGAGGAGTCCGCGAAACTGCGTTCGGTGCCCGGCATCGGTCCAAAGCGCGCAAAGGCCATTCGCGCCGCGTGGGAGGAGCAGAAAACCTTCCGGGAGCTCTACATCTTTCTCCAGACCTACGGCGTCACCCCAAGTCAGTGCCTCAAGCTGGTGAAACAATTCGGCGGTGGCGCAAGAAACATCCTGATGACCGAGCCCTACCGCGTCGCCCGCGAGATCGACGGCATCGGGTTCAAGACCGCCGACCGCATCGCCATCAATCTCGGCTTTGCCAACGACGCGCCACCGCGGCTCGACGCCGGCCTGCTGTACGGACTTGAGTCCCTGCAGGACGAGGGCCACACCGCCATGCGCGAGGCCGACCTCAGGGACCATTGCGCCGCGCTGCTGGAGACGTCGGCCGCCCGCCTTGAGGAGCGTATTGAAAATCTGGTGACAACCTCCGCCATGGTCCGCCACCGCGCCGCGGGGGAGAATCCGCTCCCGGGTTCCGGCATCCTCCAACTGCCTCACAACGACCGGTGGGAGCAGCGCATCACCGACGTCATCGCCCGCCTGCGCAGCGCATCCAGCGCGCTGCCTCCGATCAAGATACCCGCCGCGCTGGAATGGGCGGGCCAAAAGGCCGGCTTCACCTTCGCGGACCAGCAGCGCATCGCCGTGCAGACCGCGCTCGCGCAGAAATTCTCGATCCTCACCGGCGGCCCCGGCACCGGAAAAACAACGATCATCCGCGCGCTGGTCGAGATCCTCAGGGCGAAGCGCGTGCGCGTCACCCTCGCCGCCCCGACTGGCCGCGCCGCCCAGAGGCTCTCGGAGACCACCGGCGGATTCGCTTCCACGATTCACCGCCTGCTCCGCTTCGATCCGGCGAAAGGCGGCTTCACCGTCAACGAATCGCATCCGCTGGCAACCGACTTCCTCATCGTCGACGAGGCGTCCATGCTCGACACCCGTCTCGCCGCCGCCCTCCTGCAAGCCGTTCCGGCGCGGGCGCACCTGCTGCTCGTGGGCGACACCGATCAACTGCCGAGCGTCGGCGCCGGCGTCGTCCTCAAGGACCTCATCGCCTCCGACCTCGCTCCCGTCACGCGACTCCAGGTCATCTACCGCCAGGAGGGGCGAAGCGACATCGTCTCTGTCGCACACGGCATCAACGCCGGCGACGCCTCAATTCCACCGGCAGTCAGGGATGTCGCCGGCATCCCCGCCTGGAGCGATCTCAGTTTCATTCTCGCCGACTCCCCCGAGGATGCGCTGGGCAAGGTCGTCCAGCTCTGCCGCGACTTCATTCCCGCCCACCATGACGGGCTGAACCCCGTGCAGGATGTCCAGGTTCTCGCGCCGATGCACAAGGGACTCGCCGGCGTGGGCAACCTGAACGCGCGGCTGCAGGCGGAGCTCAATCCCCATTCCCGCGGGATCAAGTGGGGCGGCGCTGAATACCGGCCCGGGGACAAGGTCATCCAGTTGAGAAACAACTACGACAAGGTTCTGTTCAACGGCGACATCGGAACGGTCAAGAGCGTCAACGCTGAGGAGGGAACACTCACGGCCAGTTTTGACGGCCAGACCCATGATTTCAGCCGCGGCGATCTCAGCGACCTCGCCCTGGCGTACGCGATCAGCATCCACAAGTCGCAGGGCAGCGAATTTCCGGTGGTCGTCATCCCCCTCCTCAAGGGCCACTTCATGATGCTGCAGCGGAACCTTCTCTACACCGCGATCACCCGTGGCAGGAAAAAGGTGTTCCTGGTCGGCGAACCCGCGGCCTATGGCATGGCGGTTCGCAACAATGAGGCCAGGCAGCGCATCACCCATCTCAGGGAAAAACTGGCCCGGATCGCACCGCCATCCGCAACCCGCCACTGA
- a CDS encoding HAD family hydrolase gives MPPRTAFFDLDGTLVDHFAAIHRSYVHTLPQLGLPAPTLEQVRSAVGGGLERAMLRFVTQAQLADALTIYRDYFDRTMLDDVILLPGAKESLAAFSARGCSCAVLTNKLGTASRRICEHLGITHWLKGVFGAHDTPWLKPDVRFLTHALAEMKLPAERLLMIGDSPFDVQTGINAQCPCWAVTTGTHDTGQLLAAGASRVFPDLTSLTAALLAEPASR, from the coding sequence ATGCCTCCGCGCACCGCATTCTTCGACCTCGATGGCACCCTGGTGGATCATTTTGCCGCCATCCATCGAAGCTATGTTCACACCCTGCCTCAGTTGGGCCTGCCCGCCCCCACGCTGGAACAGGTCCGCAGCGCTGTCGGCGGCGGCTTGGAGCGGGCGATGCTTCGATTTGTCACTCAGGCGCAGCTCGCCGACGCTCTGACAATCTACCGCGACTACTTCGATCGCACCATGCTCGATGATGTAATCCTGCTTCCGGGTGCCAAAGAATCCCTTGCGGCGTTCTCAGCACGGGGCTGCTCGTGCGCAGTCCTCACCAACAAACTGGGAACCGCATCCCGCCGCATCTGCGAACACCTGGGAATCACGCACTGGCTCAAGGGGGTTTTCGGAGCGCACGACACTCCCTGGCTCAAGCCGGACGTTCGTTTTCTCACCCATGCACTCGCCGAAATGAAGCTGCCCGCCGAGCGGCTGCTGATGATTGGTGACTCTCCGTTCGACGTGCAGACTGGCATCAATGCGCAGTGTCCCTGCTGGGCGGTCACGACCGGCACCCACGACACCGGCCAGCTTCTCGCCGCCGGTGCATCACGGGTGTTTCCCGATCTCACTTCGCTGACCGCCGCTCTTCTGGCAGAGCCTGCATCACGCTGA